The following are encoded in a window of Alosa sapidissima isolate fAloSap1 chromosome 12, fAloSap1.pri, whole genome shotgun sequence genomic DNA:
- the LOC121677948 gene encoding uncharacterized protein LOC121677948, translated as MDVGRGSLDEWKVINRKTKDRDESDYSDIDKEIKTVKRSEDEFKVFIKLLQEGTTFNEWSPIQLTKSLHKDIGEVRSAKQLRNGSLLVICKSDEQQQKAIKTNKLNGQRVKCSMAYDKNFVRGVISGIPLSESVDSVKEGIQNVKVREAKRLKTRRNGVICDSLSVLLTFDEAKLPGKVLIGYMSYDVKVYIPPPLRCFKCQRYGHVAAICKGKQRCSKCSGEHEYGKCEEGAKLKCCNCGGEHSAAYGGCEANKRMQEVQRIKVVQGVSYAEATKKVPRGVGVPVETIKDGTKDVKECVKCDQLKEDTLIVSKDKWR; from the exons ATGGATGTTGGACGCGGGAGTTTGGATGAGTGGAAAGTAATCAATAGGAAAACTAAAGATAGAGACGAATCAGATTATAGTGACAttgataaagaaataaaaacggTGAAAAGGAGTGAAGATGAGTTCAAGGTGTTTATCAAATTGTTACAAGAGGGGACTACTTTTAACGAGTGGAGTCCAATCCAACTAACCAAAAGTCTGCATAAAGACATTGGGGAGGTAAGGAGCGCTAAACAATTGAGGAATGGTTCTTTACTGGTAATATGTAAAAGTGATGAACAACAACAGAAAGCAATAAAGACAAATAAACTAAATGGACAGCGAGTGAAGTGTTCAATGGCATATGACAAAAACTTTGTTAGGGGTGTGATCTCTGGGATTCCTCTAAGTGAGTCAGTGGATTCAGTGAAAGAAGGAATACAAAATGTTAAAGTAAGGGAAGCAAAGCGACTTAAAACAAGAAGGAATGGAGTTATATGTGACAGTCTATCAGTACTGTTAACTTTTGACGAAGCTAAACTCCCAGGAAAAGTCTTGATTGGTTACATGAGCTATGATGTCAAGGTTTacattcctccaccactgcggtgttttaaatgtcaaagaTATGGGCATGTAGCGGCGATATGCAAGGGCAAACAAAGATGTAGCAAATGTAGTGGTGAACATGAATATGGAAAGTGTGAAGAAGGGGCAAAACTAAAATGTTGCAACTGTGGAGGAGAACATAGTGCAGCATATGGAGGTTGTGAGGCTAACAAAAGAATGCAGGAGGTACAGCGAATTAAAGTAGTCCAAGGGGTTTCCTATGCAGAGGCAACTAAGAAAGTCCCAAGAGGTGTAGGTGTACCGGTAGAAACAATAAAGGATGGGACTAAAGATGTAAAGGAATGTGTAAAGTGTGATCAACTAAAAGAAGATACGTTGATTGTGAGTAAAG ACAAGTGGAGATAA